One window of the Solanum stenotomum isolate F172 chromosome 11, ASM1918654v1, whole genome shotgun sequence genome contains the following:
- the LOC125843958 gene encoding histone H4 — protein sequence MSGRGKGGKGLGKGGAKRHRKVLRDNIQGITKPAIRRLARRGGVKRISGLIYEETRGVLKIFLENVIRDSVTYTEHARRKTVTAMDVVYALKRQGRTLYGFGG from the coding sequence ATGTCGGGCCGTGGAAAGGGAGGAAAAGGATTGGGAAAGGGAGGAGCAAAGCGTCACCGTAAGGTGCTCCGTGATAACATTCAAGGTATCACTAAGCCTGCTATTAGGCGTTTGGCTCGTAGAGGAGGAGTGAAGCGTATCAGTGGACTAATCTATGAGGAGACTCGTGGAGTTTTGAAGATCTTTTTGGAGAATGTGATTCGTGATTCTGTTACCTACACTGAGCATGCTAGGAGGAAGACGGTCACTGCTATGGATGTTGTCTATGCACTCAAGAGACAAGGAAGGACTCTGTATGGTTTTGGAGGTTGA
- the LOC125844426 gene encoding probable methyltransferase TCM_000168, with protein sequence MLADILGSCFLHLVKQGDIEEEEVDSFNIPVYITSPIEVEEAIKRNGSFSIEKLEILSKETSPINGLTAKDASVHIRAITEGLIEEKFGTKILDKLFQLHEQKLEDAYLDLISGEAISLFIALKRKTNL encoded by the exons ATGTTAGCTGACATATTGGGATCTTGTTTTCTCCACTTGGTCAAGCAG GGTGATATTGAGGAAGAGGAGGTGGATTCATTCAATATACCAGTGTATATTACATCTCCAATTGAAGTAGAAGAGGCAATTAAAAGAAATGGAAGTTTTAGCATTGAAAAACTAGAGATTCTATCAAAGGAAACATCACCAATCAATGGTTTAACAGCTAAAGATGCATCAGTACACATAAGGGCTATAACTGAAGGACTAATTGAAGAAAAATTTGGAACAAAAATATTGGACAAACTATTTCAACTTCATGAACAAAAACTTGAGGATGCATATCTTGACTTGATTTCTGGTGAAGCAATAAGTTTATTCATAGCTCTTAAACGCAAGACAAACCTCTAA
- the LOC125843956 gene encoding zinc finger protein CONSTANS-like, whose amino-acid sequence MYGYNNIEENISSSTSNYLYNHFPITTITSQTLPLVSNLPPPPLSIPLVNNNTIEFDSISPLKSEFNCNNNSSSSCSSYGSPATSYNTNDPTSLMQRSISSLSLLVKNMEGFCPIVSSPTGFHDSKTPSSVKKVLSTGDLQVMHMMQYNNYRSESPLSSESNSIIEGMNKACKYSPQEKKERIERYRTKRNQRNFNKKIKYECRKTLADSRPRIRGRFARNDEIERTPQNEYWNQSRLEELGEEDDENWIGFLDAYVP is encoded by the exons ATGTATGGATACAATAATATTGAGGAAAACATTTCTTCTAGTACTAGTAATTATTTGTATAACCATTTTCCAATTACTACTATTACTTCACAAACATTGCCACTAGTCTCGAATTTACCACCTCCACCTTTATCAATTCCTTTAGTAAATAACAATACTATTGAATTTGACTCGATATCCCCATTGAAGTCTGAATTTAATTGTAACaataatagtagtagtagttgtaGTAGTTATGGTTCCCCAGCTACAAGTTATAATACTAATGATCCAACAAGTTTGATGCAAAGAAGCATAAGTAGTCTCTCACTACTTGTCAAGAATATGGAAGGATTTTGTCCAATTGTTTCTTCCCCCACTGGATTTCATGACTCCAAAACGCCAAGCTCCGtcaagaaagttttaagtaCCGGGGATTTACAG GTAATGCACATGATGCAATATAATAATTATCGTTCAGAGAGCCCTTTATCAAGTGAGAGTAATAGCATAATTGAAGGAATGAATAAAGCTTGCAAATATAGTCCACAAGAGAAGAAAGAACGTATTGAAAGATACAGAACCAAGAGAAATCAAAGAAATTTTAACAAGAAGATCAAG TATGAGTGCAGAAAGACTTTGGCAGATAGTAGACCTCGGATAAGGGGGAGATTTGCGAGAAATGATGAAATTGAGAGGACTCCTCAAAATGAATATTGGAATCAATCAAGATTAGAGGAATTAGGAGAAGAGGATGATGAGAATTGGATTGGATTTCTTGATGCCTATGTTCCATAA
- the LOC125845615 gene encoding calcium-transporting ATPase 4, endoplasmic reticulum-type-like, which yields MGKGGENYGKRENLGGKSVSDKEVFPVWSKDVKECEEKFEVKRDYGLSEDEVVKRRQIYGFNELEKHEGQSILKLILDQFNDTLVRILLGAAVISFVLAWLDGEEGGEKEITAFVEPLVIFLILIVNAAVGVWQESNAEKALEALKEIQSETACVIRDGKRISSLPAKELVPGDIVELKVGDKVPADMRVLRLISSTLRLEQGSLTGESEAVSKTTKAVAEDVDIQGKKCMVFAGTTVVNGNCICLVTQIGMDTEIGKVHSQIHEAAQEEEDTPLKKKLNEFGEALTVIIGIICALVWLINVKYFLTWEIVDGWPRNFKFSFEKCTYYFEIAVALAVAAIPEGLPAVITTCLALGTRKMAAKNALVRKLPSVETLGCTTVICSDKTGTLTTNQMAVSKLVAMGAKANTVRSFNVEGTSYDPFDGKIQDWPMGRMDSNLEMIAKIAAVCNDSGVEKSGQHYVASGLPTEAALKVLVEKMGLPDGVSSISSSSAKDGLRCSYTWNKIEKRIGTLEFDRDRKSMGVITSSTSGRKSLLVKGAVENLLERSSYVQLQDGSVVELDSSSRNHIMQSLHEMSSKALRVLGFAYKEDLQEFATYNGDEDHPAHQLLLNPANYPSIESKLIFVGLAGIRDPPRKEVRRAIEDCREAGIRVMVITGDNKNTAEAICREIGVFGSHEDISSRSLTGKEFMELANPKAHIRQSGGLLFSRAEPRHKQDIVRLLKDDGEVVAMTGDGVNDAPALKLADIGIAMGIAGTEVAKEASDMVLADDNFSTIVAAVGEGRSIYNNMKAFIRYMISSNIGEVASIFLTAALGIPEGLIPVQLLWVNLVTDGPPATALGFNPPDKDIMKKQPRRSDDSLISAWILFRYLVIGLYVGVATVGVFIIWFTHDSFLGIDLSKDGHSLVTYSQLSNWGQCKTWNNFTASPFTAGSEVISFDNPCDYFVEGKVKAMTLSLSVLVAIEMFNSLNALSEDGSLLSMPPWVNPWLLLAMSVSFGLHFLILYVPFLAQIFGIVPLSLNEWLLVLAVALPVILIDEILKLIGRCTSGIRSGRSPTKQKEE from the exons ATGGGGAAAGGAGGTGAAAATTATGGGAAAAGGGAGAATTTAGGTGGTAAGAGTGTGTCGGATAAGGAAGTGTTTCCGGTGTGGTCGAAAGATGTGAAGGAGTGTGAGGAGAAGTTTGAGGTGAAAAGAGATTATGGATTGTCTGAGGATGAGGTTGTTAAAAGGAGGCAGATCTATGGTTTTAATGAATTGGAGAAGCATGAAGGGCAGTCGATTTTGAAGTTGATTTTAGATCAGTTTAATGATACGTTAGTTAGGATTTTGCTTGGTGCCGCGGTGATTTCGTTTGTTTTGGCTTGGTTAGATGGAGAGGAAGGTGGTGAGAAGGAGATCACGGCTTTCGTGGAGCCTTTAGTGATTTTCTTGATCTTAATTGTCAATGCTGCAGTTGGTGTGTGGCAAGAGAGTAATGCCGAAAAGGCCTTGGAGGCATTGAAGGAAATTCAGTCAGAGACTGCATGTGTTATACGTGACGGTAAAAGAATTTCTAGTTTGCCTGCTAAAGAGCTTGTACCTGGGGATATTGTTGAGTTGAAAGTTGGAGATAAAGTACCAGCTGATATGAGGGTTCTGCGTTTGATCAGTTCGACTCTCCGGCTTGAACAGGGATCACTGACTGGTGAGAGTGAGGCAGTTAGTAAGACCACTAAAGCTGTAGCGGAGGATGTTGATATCCAAGGGAAGAAATGTATGGTGTTTGCTGGAACGACTGTGGTGAATGGAAATTGTATTTGTTTGGTAACTCAAATAGGGATGGATACCGAGATAGGGAAGGTGCACTCACAGATTCATGAAGCAGCACAAGAAGAGGAAGATACTCCGTTGAAGAAAAAGCTAAATGAGTTTGGAGAAGCTTTGACTGTCATAATTGGTATCATCTGTGCTTTGGTTTGGCTGATCAACGTCAAATATTTCCTCACTTGGGAGATTGTTGATGGGTGGCCCAGgaatttcaagttttcatttgagaagtgcacttattattttgaaattgcaGTGGCACTGGCTGTTGCTGCCATTCCAGAAGGTCTGCCAGCAGTTATTACAACTTGTTTGGCACTTGGCACACGGAAGATGGCTGCTAAGAATGCACTTGTTCGAAAATTGCCTAGTGTAGAAACTCTTGGTTGTACAACTGTTATTTGCTCAGACAAAACAGGAACATTGACTACTAATCAGATGGCTGTTTCCAAGCTTGTTGCTATGGGTGCCAAGGCTAACACAGTGCGATCATTCAATGTTGAAGGGACCTCATATGATCCCTTTGATGGAAAGATACAAGATTGGCCAATGGGTCGTATGGACTCTAACCTAGAAATGATAGCAAAAATTGCTGCTGTCTGCAATGATTCTGGAGTTGAAAAATCTGGTCAGCACTATGTTGCCAGCGGACTGCCCACTGAAGCAGCACTAAAG GTTCTGGTCGAGAAAATGGGACTTCCTGACGGAGTCAGCTCCATATCCTCTTCAAGTGCCAAAGATGGCCTCC GTTGCTCTTACACATGGAACAAAATTGAAAAGCGTATTGGTACTCTTGAATTTGATCGTGATAGGAAATCCATGGGTGTCATAACATCTTCCACCTCTGGAAGAAAGTCATTACTTGTGAAG GGTGCGGTTGAAAATCTGTTGGAAAGAAGCTCCTATGTGCAACTGCAAGACGGTTCTGTTGttgagttggatagttcttccaGGAATCATATAATGCAAAGCCTTCATGAAATGTCCTCGAAAGCATTACGTGTCCTTGGTTTTGCATACAAGGAGGATCTACAGGAATTCGCAACCTATAATGGTGATGAAGACCATCCAGCTCATCAGCTTTTACTCAATCCTGCTAATTACCCTTCCATTGAGAGTAAACTCATATTTGTTGGCTTGGCTGGGATAAGG GATCCTCCTAGAAAAGAGGTACGTCGTGCAATTGAGGATTGCAGAGAAGCTGGCATTCGAGTTATGGTTATTACAGGAGATAACAAGAATACAGCAGAAGCTATCTGCCGTGAGATAGGTGTCTTTGGAAGCCATGAAGATATCAGTTCGAGGAGCTTAACTGGAAAAGAATTTATGGAGCTTGCAAACCCCAAAGCACATATAAGGCAAAGTGGAGGTCTCTTATTCTCCAGAGCTGAGCCAAGGCATAAACAAGATATAGTGAGATTGCTTAAAGATGATGGTGAGGTGGTTGCAATGACTGGGGATGGAGTCAATGATGCACCTGCTCTAAAATTGGCTGATATTGGGATTGCAATGGGAATCGCTGGAACTGAG GTGGCAAAGGAAGCATCTGACATGGTTTTGGCAGATGATAATTTTAGTACAATTGTAGCTGCTGTGGGTGAAGGCAGGTCCATTTATAACAATATGAAGGCTTTCATCAG GTACATGATTTCCTCCAACATTGGTGAGGTCGCCTCTATTTTCCTTACTGCTGCCCTAGGCATTCCTGAAGGTCTTATTCCAGTTCAGCTTCTGTGGGTCAACCTTGTCACTGATGGACCCCCTGCTACAGCATTGGGATTTAATCCACCAGACAAAGATATAATGAAGAAACAACCAAGGAGAAGTGATGATTCATTGATCAGTGCATGGATTTTATTTCGCTATCTG GTAATTGGGTTGTATGTTGGTGTAGCAACTGTGGGTGTTTTTATCATCTGGTTCACTCATGACTCTTTCCTTGGCATTGATTTAAGTAAAGATGGCCACAGTCTTGTCACATATTCCCAGCTTTCTAATTGGGGTCAGTGCAAAACCTGGAACAATTTCACCGCCTCACCTTTCACTGCAGGATCAGAAGTGATCAGTTTTGATAACCCGTGCGATTACTTTGTGGAAGGCAAGGTCAAAGCCATGACCCTTTCCCTCTCTGTATTGGTTGCAATTGAAATGTTCAACTCCCTTAATGCCCTTTCGGAAGATGGAAGCCTTTTGTCAATGCCACCATGGGTCAACCCATGGCTTCTTTTGGCCATGTCGGTCTCATTTGGGCTGCACTTTTTGATCCTCTACGTGCCTTTCCTTGCTCAAATATTTGGTATTGTTCCACTGAGCCTGAATGAGTGGCTGTTAGTATTGGCCGTTGCATTACCCGTCATACTGATCGATGAGATTTTGAAGTTGATTGGAAGGTGCACAAGTGGTATTAGAAGTGGAAGGAGTCCTACAAAGCAGAAGGAAGAGTAG